The stretch of DNA AACTGGCGCTGTTGATGGCGGCGCTTCTGTCATGGCAAGCAGTAGCGCTTGAGCCCCTGCGCGAGCTAGCCGCCGTGCAGAGCGTTCCCGGGCGATTCTCGGCGCCTCTCATCTCGGCATTGCTGTTGTCCGGGGTGCTTGTCTGGAACCAGGTGTCAGTGGCGAAGGACTCTCTAAGATAGGGAAATGCGCGGCAAGACGCGCCGCTCGAGAACTGTCCCGCTATGGGCCAGTAATACCGGCGGAGACGTGCCGGACGAGATAGGTGATGTAATCTGCGGTCGGGGTACGCAGAATCGCCGCGCTGCCCGGCGTCCCGGCGAGCGACGTAGCGAAGCGCATCGCGTGCCGCACGGGAAGCTAGCCCATGCTCAAACAATAGCTCAGTGACATCTGTCAAACGTATCGTATACTGATCGGTCGCTCCTCCTGGGCGTCTGTGCCCAGATCGTAGTAGAGGAATTCGCGGACGTCCTGAGGTGGCTCCCCTCCGAGACTGGATACTCCCTTCGTTGTCCAGTGAGCGGTCAACCCGTGGCATAGAACTTCTCGGGAATGCACGCCGTGTTCGTCTTGAACATGCCGTAGATCGCGTGGAGCAGCTTGCGCATCACCGCCACGTAGGCCTGGAGGGGCGTCTTTCCGCGAGCGACGAGGTGCTCGAAGAAGGCCTTCACGCGGGGCTCGTGCTGAGTCGCGACGAGTGCGGGCATGAACAGCGCCCGAGGAATGTGGGCGTTCCTGACCTTCGAGATGTGCACCGGCTTGTTCACCGACGTCCCGGACTGCGACGGGCGAGGATCGAGGCCAGCGTAGGCAACCCACTGCCGGACCGTCATGTCCGCCGGTAACGCCAGGAGTTCCGGCAGAAGCTGCACGGCGCTCGCGGTCGCGATGCCCCGCACGGATGTGAGCCGATCGAACGCACGTTGCAGCGTCGCGTCACTACGGATCACGGCGACCGCCTCCGCCGTCAGCAGGTCGATTCGCCGACCCAGGTATCGAATGTGCACCGCCACGTCGTTTCGCACGACGGCTGGATGCTGGGTCGGCGCCTGGAGTGCCTGCCAGCGATTTGTTTCCCGCGTCCGCTCGACGACGAGCGTGGCAATCCGCCGCGATGGCGCGTAAGACCAATACCGACGCCGCCGGGGGACCCCATGCTACAAACGGCATGCGTGCGACGTACTCGCACAGGGCTACCGCCGCAGTGACGTCGGTCTTCGCGCGCTGCATGAGCGCCCCAGCGAACTGCTTCACTGCCCGGGGGTTCGCACCATCACCTCAATGCCGTGGGCACGCTGAAGGGCCAGGGCCACGTCGAGGCTGTAGGTGCCGGTAGCCTCGAGAGCGACCCGTGCGGTCCTGCCGCCCTTGGTTAGCCGTCGTATCAGCTTCCGATGCCCCACTGCGTCGTTGTCGAAGCGAACAGCTTCAACGGGCGAGCCGTTACAGCGGGCGTGAGGTCGTCCCCCTCCTGGACTGGACAGGGCATAGTGCCCGGGTCCAGAGGGAGCGACGATGGAGAAAGACTTTCAGCGATGGACGGCTCGGCGCAAGGTCGAGGTGCTCCTGCAGCTGATCAAGGGCGAGGCGAAGCTCGTGGACGTGTGCCGCGAGCCCGACCTCAAGCAGTCCGAGGTCGAGGGCTGGATGGACACGTTCCTCAAGTCCGGGGAGCGCGGGCTGAAGGCGCGCTCGGAGGACGAGCAGGCCACGCATGACCGCGAGGTCCGCGAGTTGCGCGCGAAGGTGGGCGCACTCGTCTTGGAGCTCGACGCCCGAAAAAAGCTCGATGCCCTCACCGGGAAACCCGAGAAACCCTTCTGACGGTGCAGGGCCAGATGCGCGAAGAAGGAAAGACGGTGTCGATCGTGCAGCTCTGCCGGTGGTTCGGCGTGGCGCGGTCGACCTTCTACTACCGGCGGCCGGTGGCGCCCGCCGCCCGCGTCCCCATCGTAGAGACGGCGCTCGAAAGCGCCCTCCGCGCGATCATCGACGCTGAGCCAGCGGTCGGCCTGCGGATGATCACCGCCCGTATCCGGCGCGCCGCGGCGACCCGGGTGAACCGGAAGAAGATCCACCGCATCATCAAACTGAACCAGTGGCAGTGTCAGCGCCGGCCCCAGGGGCATCGCCCCCGGGCCCAGGGATGGGTCTCGCGGGCCACCCGCCCGAATGAGCGCTGGGCGATCGACACGACGCATCTCTTCTGTGGGCGGGACGGCTGGTGCCACCTCACGGCGATCATCGACTGCTACGATCGGACGATCGTCGGCTGGCGTTTGTCGCGGTCAGGAATCGCGGGGGTTGCCGCGGCGGCACTTGAGGAGGCCCTCCGCAGCCGGCGCATTGATCGGACGAGCCCCGCCCTGGTGTTACGCAGCGACAATGGCCTCGTGTTCGGCGCGAAGGCGTTCGTCCGCGTCGCGCGGCGCTACGGCCTGACCCAAGAGTACCTCACCCCATACAACGCCGCAGCAGAACGGCATGATCGAGCGCTTCTTCCTGACGTTGAAGCAGGAATGCGTGTGGCTCCAGCGCTTCGAGAGCCGGGACCACGCCTTCCAGGTCGTGGCGGAGTGGCTTGATCGCTACGACGCCGTCCGTCCGCACTCGGCCCTCGGCTATCTCACGCCGAAGGCATATCGGGAGCAATTAGCACCTGAGCTGTACGGAAACGAGGGGGACACCACAGCGGCCCTCACGGCGCGGATTCGGGCCATCCACGCGGCCTCGGGCGGCCAGGACGGCGTGCCGCGCGTGGTCGCGGAGCTGCGGGCGCACGACGGGGACGTCGCGTAAGCGCGTCGCGCGGTTGATGAAGGCCGCGGGCCTGCGCGGGCGCCGGCCGCCGCGGTGGGTGCGGACGACCACGCCCGAGCCGACGTCGCCGATCCCGGATCGCATGCACGGCCAGTTCGCGGCGCCGGCGCCCGACGT from bacterium encodes:
- a CDS encoding IS110 family transposase translates to MRNDVAVHIRYLGRRIDLLTAEAVAVIRSDATLQRAFDRLTSVRGIATASAVQLLPELLALPADMTVRQWVAYAGLDPRPSQSGTSVNKPVHISKVRNAHIPRALFMPALVATQHEPRVKAFFEHLVARGKTPLQAYVAVMRKLLHAIYGMFKTNTACIPEKFYATG
- a CDS encoding transposase family protein, yielding MQGQMREEGKTVSIVQLCRWFGVARSTFYYRRPVAPAARVPIVETALESALRAIIDAEPAVGLRMITARIRRAAATRVNRKKIHRIIKLNQWQCQRRPQGHRPRAQGWVSRATRPNERWAIDTTHLFCGRDGWCHLTAIIDCYDRTIVGWRLSRSGIAGVAAAALEEALRSRRIDRTSPALVLRSDNGLVFGAKAFVRVARRYGLTQEYLTPYNAAAERHDRALLPDVEAGMRVAPALREPGPRLPGRGGVA
- a CDS encoding transposase, which codes for MIERFFLTLKQECVWLQRFESRDHAFQVVAEWLDRYDAVRPHSALGYLTPKAYREQLAPELYGNEGDTTAALTARIRAIHAASGGQDGVPRVVAELRAHDGDVA